ACTGTAAATCATAAAGGCTGTTATAAACTGCATAAGTGATGTTTAGTTTGAggaatttatattttttaaatatagtaAATGATCAAACAATCAATTACATTTGTTTCTTTAAGTTGTTTCTTAAAGTTCAAATGCATGTGATGTATGCAGTTTTCTCAAAATATGGCCAATCCAATGAACTGTTATTtaataatagtttttttttccactgtagtTTCATGAAGGAATCCTGGATGCATGTCTGTTCATCCTGGAGAAGAGTGATATGCCTCCATCTGGTCGAGGGGATCCTGTCAACGTGGTCAGGGTCATATCTGCCATGGTAAGCAGTCATGAATATACAAACCTTTTCaaccaaaataaattatttaatgacattttgaaaGATGTATCAATATCCCACTATTATCACCAAGTTGAAGTCCCTTCAACACTCATGATATTATATGTACAGCGTGAAATTCTATTTTGAAGAATTCTCCAATGAATTGTTGCCTTAAAATCATCACAATTTTAAGGAAAAAGCCAATATTTAATACACACAAAGCCTGAATATAGGTTTTTGGGAATACAACTACACGTAAGAAAGAAACTATAGAAAGCCTTttgtgatgtcacttgagtcaaTGTAAGTGGAAAGTGAGGAAAATCTAGAGACGTGGAGTTAGCAAGAAGTGAGCTAACCAGACCTCTGTAGAGGTtgttgtgttgcattgtgggtaatgtgaGAACCTGGTCTTGGTAAGGATGAAAAATGTGTAGAATAAAAAGGGCAGTATCTCTGGTCCTGAGTGCAATGCTACATTGGTtaagtacatttaaatatattaattCTAACAATACTGCTAATATTGCCAAGAATATCACCTCACCGTCTTTAATAGCAGCTACAGCTCTAATCATCTCTCATGTCCTGCTTTGAAAATGGAACGATGGCAGTCATTTGTCATTGATTGTGTCACCTTCTTCTTCTCAGATAAACGCTCAGGATGACTTTGGGGTTCTGGTTGGGAACTGGTCTGGGAATTACTCTGATGGGGTCTCTCCTGCTGCATGGAGCAGCAGCGTGGAGATCCTGAGGAAATACCACTCCACTGATGGCACGCCTGTGTCATATGGACAGTGCTGGGTCTTTTCTGGGGTCACTACAACAGGtgagaatgtgaaaaaaaaagagtgagcaTGTGATGGTGTGTTAAGCTATATGGTTGTAGGCATGTGAAGAGATGGTATGTGTGTGGTATGCttgtatgtgcgtgcatgtgcaaCATGGGTTTCCCGGTGTTTGATTCATCAATTTGATGAATATGGTGCAGTTGATCAGAATCCTGACTATCTATCAAtcagccctttttttttttttttttttagctctcaCTGctctgaaaataacatttcatttattgtgtGCATGCAGGGTCACTCACATGATAGCTGACTGCCCTTAGGACATAGCACTACTCCTGATAGCAAGACGTAACTCATATAGTATAAATACATTGCACTGGCATTCCTGTCATACCGCCTACACATGTGTTGCTTTCATTCAGTCAGGTCAATAAAGTTCCAtctattaaattattaaattatgaattattgttattaaattattattattgtcgATGAATTATTAAATTCATCTATTAAATGACCTCGTAAATTCAGTGTTAATTAATctatctctctgtgtctttgtttccaGTGCTGCGCTGTCTTGGAATACCGGCCCGCAGTGTGACCAACTTCCAGTCTGCTCATGATACTGATGTGTCTCTCACTACAGATGTGTATTTTGATGAGAATATGGAGCCGCTCGACTACCTCAATAATGACTCTGTATGGTAAGATGCGTAACTTTACATGGACAGTTTACCCTGCAAGGAAAATTGCTCGCTGCTAAATCCATACCTTAGGAATGCACCGTATATTTAGATCTGCTCTGAAAGCATCCCCCTCTAACTTGAAACCCCAGAGATGTCATGCTCTTTCAATTATCTGCTACTCCTCTCAGACTGCAGAGGCTAATCTGTTATCTGTCTGTTCTCTGGTAATACTGTGTCCTTAGAATGTCCTCAGAATGAAGGGTGCCATTTCATGTTCCTTCTAGCTGGTGTTTACACcattcctcaacaactacaaTGCAAAAGTACACCAGGCATATGCTGTGATGTAGCTTAATATTGCAAAGGTAGATGACTTCATCTGTAGTAATAATTCTTGATGattgttttatatcattttatcCATGCTTGTTCCACAAACACTTGATGGCACTTTGGCCCACCTTGTTCAAGAAAATCTAGTATACAAATCTGAAATTAACGTGCTTCTGAAAAGTATAATTGAAGAATATGCCATTTAATCTTTATAGAACAGTTCTAAATTTTAAACTATTCCTctaaaaacaacttcaaattaaaacatctTATTGCCATCTACCTTAAGGAATTTCCATGTATGGAATGACTGCTGGATGGCTAGACCAGACCTGCCTCCTGGTAATGGAGGCTGGCAGGCTGTTGACTCCACTCCCCAGGAGACAAGCCAGGGCACCTTCCGCTGTGGCCCTGCCTCTGTCAACGCCATCCGCTCTGGCCAGGTCTACCTCAAACACGACACGCCTTTTGTCTTTGCTGAGGTGAGTTACGTCTTTATCGTATAATATCACAGAAATAAACTGTGAATCTTTTAGATTATCTTTTAGATAGAATTTAGTGCTTCACAGCAGAAACCTTCACCAGTAGCATCCATTATTTTCAAAAAGAGACTCCTTTCTTGGGTACCTGATTCTCAACAGACGGAGAATAAAACTCACCCTTGTTATTCACAAGGGAACAGAGTGGAATTCAATTCCTTTCCAATTCTatgaagaaaagacaaataataaGTAACAGTGATGGATACTCTGGGTCAACTTGATCATTTCAAAAGGCAATCTTCTCATGAACTCTGACATTTGAGCTGTTTGAGATGTTTGCTTTTCATGTCTTTCCTATCAGGTCAACAGTGATAAGATCTACTGGCAGAGGAACCTGGATGGTACTTTCAGCCAGATCCACAGTGAGAAGAAAGCTGTCGGCCACTACATCAGCACCAAAGCTGTGGGCTCTGACGAGCGGGCAGACATCACACATCTGTACAAACACCAAGAAGGTACTGGCAACCATATTTTACTTTGCTAACTGCATTTCTACCTTAGATTGATGTTTCAGAACCAGACAGAATTATTTCAAAAGTTCTTGGAACTATTTTAAAGTGTAATGATTTACCTGCTTTTCACAATATTGAAAGACGTGTCTGCTTTGTTTGGAAGGACTGTGCGCTGTATCTCTTGTATCTGTCAATAAATCCTGAGACTTCAGACAGAATGAGGTACActcaccttctcctccttcttgtCTACCAGGTTCAGAAGAGGAACGCATCGCTGTGGAGACAGCTAGTCGCTATGGCAGCAAGCCAGACGCCTACTCTACGCCTGTGGCAGAGGACGTGACTGTGGAGGTGAAGATGGACGGTGAGGGGCCCAGGATGGGTGCCGATGCTAAGCTCAGCATCCTGGTGAAAAACCTGAGCTCACAGCCTCGCCAGGCAACACTGCACAGCCAGGTGGCCGTCATGTACTACACTGGTGTGCTGAAGGGCACCATCAAGAAGGAGCAGATGTCTGTGGAGCTTTCACCCAATGAAGGTTGGCTTTCCACTAAGATTTAAAGCTGTTATAGTCAAGATTTTTACACTAACAATGGATTAAATGATGCATATAATGCCAGTGTTGTATCTGTTCCATGTGTAAATAAGCATGTATTTGCTAATAGTAGCTGCTAAgctagaaaacaaaaaatgaagaaagagtcatttttacactttggtttttgctcatattaaacaaatcagatacaatgtgttaattagtAAGTTATAAAAGTGCTGGTGGGTGGACAGCACTTTTTGGCTACTTGTTTCTggtcttaatgctaagctaataacaaaataaaacctaatAAAACATAGTAAAAATGCTGGATATTGTATCCATACCCTTATCTCTCTACACAGAAAAGACCATTGAGTGGATTCTGCCCTACCAGCAATATCAAGATCAGCTGGTGGATCAGGCAGCCCTGATGCTGACCTTGTCTGGAAGAGTCAGTGAGACCCAGCAAGTGTTAGCCAACCAGACCACTTTCAGGCTCCGTACGCCTGACCTCAACATCACGGTAGGTTTTTGATTGGAATCTAACAGCTCACTTAGCACAGTTAGCACTGCATTGTTATGATAGCATTATGTCTGTTTATTGGGGATAGCCCCAGTGTAAATGTGCTCACTCTGAAGATTCAAGAAAAGGTTTTGTTCAACCctcatgactttttttttatttgtgtctggCAGCCTTTGGGAGAAGCTGTGGTTGGTAAGGAGATGGCAGCAAAGATCACCTTCACCAACCCCCTGCCACGTACACTAAAGGGTGTGGTGTTCAGAGTGGAGGGCCTGGGTCTACAAAAGGGCCATGAAGTGGTTGTAGGGTAAGAACATCAGACAttgacaccccccaccccccaccccccactttCCTGCTCTAGACTAACATTTCTCTCCTTCTTGTTCCTCTCAGTGACGTCAGTGGTCACTCCACGGTGACTTTGACGGAGCACTTCATCCCCACCCAGCCCGGACCCAGGAAGCTGGTGGCGTCTCTCGACTGCAAACAGCTCACACAAGTGCATGGAGTGGCCAATGTTGTTGTTCTTGAAAAATGAGAGGGAGCTAGCGACATCACTCTTATCTTATGGAATATAAACCGAAAGCCTCTAATTATATAAAATCTGCAATCATTAaccatctgtttattttatatttaaaaaaaaaaagaattttgatatttttaaagctATGAATAGACAATTAACAACTGTAGCATTatcagtattattttttttaacttgaaacaGTATAAATTCACACATATGCCTGAATGTTAAACCTGTGGTTAAGTATGCAGCAGGGTTTAAATGCATGTATATGATGAAGTTATTAAATTGTCACATTACATACACTGCTTTAACATCAGTGCATTTCAAGACActgaacaaaacacatgaaGGTGCAGTCAGGTCATCAGTATTTTGtgataatgaaaatactgtatgtattataCATATAGTTTGTCATAAGAAAAAACGTATGTGAAAAGTATTTTTAGACAAAATGAACCACTCATGGCTTAAATGAAGGAAGCgtactgtgaaatgttttgaaaggGGATGATGCTGAAATTGGTGTTAGCATTTTGCAAAGGGCACATCGGAATTCCCCATGCTTATTCTGTCACATTTGACTGTAAAATTTGTTATCAAAGTTGAAAgataaatgataatgaaatcTGATAAATGAAATCTGCACAGACATTGCTGAAAGGTTATTGTAACCAGATGAAATGCAAATTCAAGATGGctcctttattttgaaaacccaCAAGCTGTCACTTATGAAAGTGAAACATCTCCATTTGCATGATGCAAACCCAAATGTGCCCTCTTTGCCAGATGTTGctctgtatgttttgtgtatttctctggGTATATAATTACACTGACATGCCTTACAGTATTTTGAAATATACCTGCAAAATTGGACTTGCCTCTGTTGTGAATTGCTGACAATCATATCACAACAGAGACCAGAGTGGCCTTGATTCACCTTAGCTTTACTGGTTCTAGTCTGTTTGCTTCAGCACTCAAAGTACAATGTGAAGGAACTATTTTAACATTATACTATTTATCTACCTTATCTACCTGgattgtttttgtattttctgtgttgtgttggtAATAAAACTTACACTGAAATGATGACCTGACTAATGATTGCGTTATTTTCTACCTCTGTACATTTTTGGGCAAGCCTTCAGTGGTTAAAGGGGAGAGAGGGTGAAAGTATGTAACCAGAGATTAAAGAGGAGGCTAGTGTCAGCTTGTAAATTTCCAGCTCTGCAATATCACTTTTTTTcacttggggaaaaaaaggaaaaaagagggattACTTATTCAGCCATGCAACTTAAGACAAGTGACACATAActgacacacattcactgcattaaatcatttaaaatactGATGTCTAATGTATAGGTACCTTTTTTGTTCAAAGCTGAGAACATTTCTAAGCAGTGATTACAGTTTGTCTACATACTGTACtgagttttttccttttctttctccaacATGCTGTGGTCAACAATCATCTCTTTTGGTTGCACTTATCAGATGATCCAATGCGATTTTTATGGTTTAATTACCTCAGGAATTTGGAAGTGGAGGAAAACATATCCCTTCAGTTCATCTGAAAATGCTGAAATCTCTTGCCTAGGCTCCCTTAGTCATTGTTGCTTGTACCTTTATGTAGACTTGTACTTAATTcttctgtactttttttttttttttttgcatgtaaCTTGTAATGAAATACTTTTACATAGTGGCCTTGCTACTTATACTTTAATCATATCAGAAAacatcttccaccactgagggacataaagaaaaataactgaacagaTGATATAGTGGTGGAgtacacatacatttatatatatacttgAATATTATAGTACTTTAATAACCTTTAATTATACATAGTTGTAAAGTAAACTAGCCAACAGTacataaaacaattaaatgaacTAAAAACGCTATTTAAACTTGTAATGAAAGGGCTGCTCTACCTGCACTGGTTCTGAAGTACATTTTATTGATAATATTTATGTGTTGTTATTTAACCCTCCTGTTGCCCTTCGTATtctgtatacttttttcttttattattcaaaaacaaaagataaccgcttcagaatcatgaatgtcatgcacaacaacaaatcctactacacacacacacaaaggcacattgtcggccaccgGGTTACTTTGACCCATAGGACAACAGGAGGGTTAAGCTgtattttgaatgcaggacttcCACCATACATCTTCCACAACAGACGGGCAAACACTGTGACAGGCAACCTCATAAAGATGACACTTGTTACTGACCTCTGCTGGCTGGGCCACAAAGTGCATCACATGTGCATTTATACAGTAGCAGACCTTGAGGAAACAGTTTGTCAGATAagcttttattattttcaaagtataaaatacaaacagccGTTTGAAACAATGGGAAAGGTATAAGACAAAAACAGGAGTCAAAGAAAATATGACATGTATTGCTTAAAGTTTGATGTCAGGCACATGTAAAATGTGTCAATCAGTAGCCATGAGGCTACTCTGTAAAACATGAACCCAGTGCATCCAGAGTGATGTGTGCGTGTTTCACTTACAGTtaaaaaatataacagcaggCAACATAATTCAGCACTGGATTAAGCAGTTCCATTAATGCTCTGTATGATTACATTAACAAATaaattcagtgttaataaataaatgtttgaaagtTACTAAATATACTACTACTAAATACACTGGCTAATAAAtatcaacaaatattttttcagtaatAACACGAATAACCTGTTACAATGAGAACAGGATTCAGAACAAAATTACATTCAAACTCATGTGCGAACATCTACATGATTTGTAGATATGCCCCAAACAAAACCATCCAGTGTGCTTCACATGCAAAGGTTACACTGTTAAAACCACCACGATGAACTGTCTCTATACTTTTAGGCCTTGCACAGCAACAagtttgtgcacacacaaacacacgtgcaGTCAGTTGACAGAGTTACATATGTTTTCGACCACTCTGTTGAACACTTCTGGTTGATCAGCATACACATGGTGAGAGGCTTCATTTACCAGCTGCAGGGTGGGACAGGTAAACAAAAACAGGGAGGACAGTTAGCAGTTATGTATAAACATATAAAGTTCCTCTACTGATGAAAAAACACCTTTGAGtttcattaaaatgacacaaaccCAAAGGTGAATTGCACCTTTTATAGATATTAACTAGGTAATATCTCCCTCATATCCCTACTCTGCATTTCTACTCACCAGCACTCTGGTGTAGGCCCGGTCCCTAATCTGGACCACACTCTCCCCAGATGAGCTGTCCACCCAGGACCGTTCTCCATACAGCATAGTGAGGGGCATGGAGGGCGGCAGCAGGTGAACCCGCTGCAGCATAGGCCTCTTAGCCCAGCCCAGAGACTCTGACATGGCACGGAAACCCACCTCACCACTGGGAGTAGgaatggaaagagaaaaagaagcaggagGTGGGTCAGCTTTTTGCAGGCATTATGTTCTGTTAGTAAAAATGTGATtgtatgatgtgtgtgatggtgtACCTCGGGGTTTGTGCGTTACAGTGGTAGATGTACTGTGTCATAGTGTCATCATCAAACAGATCTtcaaattttcttttaaaatcagGACGGAATCTGTTCACCAAGCCCGGACCTGAATCAGTGACATACTGTAAGGTGGCTGGACAAAGTATCATGTGGCACAGCACACTGTCAGATGAATAATAACATATCTTACCCCACGGGCCTGCTGCTCTAATGACAGCCAGTGGGTTGAAGAGAGAAACCACCGCTGCAATAGCTTTCACCCAGCGTGGAACAGATGGCCTCTTCACCACCTCTGTTCCCTGACTGCCATTCCCATCGGTCTGTGCCTGGGGCCGCTCAGGGAAACCCCAGGGGTCTACCAGGATAAGATGTGACACTCTGGAGGAAGATAGCAAACAACATTTATGGTATTATATTAACTGGCATTTATTTGTCACATAGCACAAGGTGGTGTGCATTGCtgtgtttatattattatagtaTTATAAGGAGACACAAAGTGGTTTTAAGGGACAGTTTCCATTTAGAATTCTTGTTTGCCATATCTCTCAACTTGACAACTCTTTTGAATAATCTGAAAATATAAAGTTAATATCTGATATGTTCTCAGAAGGAATTGGCAGATTCCCACTAgggtttttgcatgttttaataCAATTTGGGGTTTAAAACAGCATTAACCGATCTTTTTCTGGCCATTTGCTGGCTGCagaaaaagctgtaaacaaaacattggGCATATTATGTGtgagcaaacagttgcctatttacataTTTCTAACATTAGTGTTTATTTGGTGCCATGTTTCTGGGCACCTGATGAATATAAGTTGCTAGGTGCCCACAGGTATACACTTATTTGAACTCTTAAAAGGGCTAAAACAATAGGCTGTAGAGCTAAGGGGAGCTGCAGTCATAATTAGTGCAGCTTtgaaggtgctatatgtacatttttgctattgctacatagtgAAACAGTCAGAAAGAAAtgttgcgagttcagcatcaaatttcattcctttactaAGAACTGTGGTGAAAAGCAACTGCACTTAcacttgttttgcttctatttctatcatcTTTTCTTGTAGTGAAGTTAatatgctaaccagctagccccagcctgtTCTGTCccataataccactttgcgaTAGTGAGTTAttgtagtgtccagtctgccctcagtccaacaacagaggatgaaaaagtaCTGCTACCCAGAaggcgtattctaacctcttgaCTTATAAATGCAAAGATGGCTGAAGTAAACAACTCTAAATGCTACTGTCAGCTATGCAGCAacaacttacatatagcacctttatgtttttttcaagGAGTGAgtcaacattttgggaattgtgcttatttgttttcttgctgagaattaGATGAGTAGATCAATGCTGCTCTCATGTCAGTATGGTAAAAGGAAGCTATAGTCAGCAGTTGGTTAgtttaacataaagactggaaacagggggaaacagctggtATGGCTCTGAtcacaggtaacaaaatctgccaacCAGCACTTTTAAAGCTCAGTaaaccaaaatgttaaaatgacaagATGTGGCTTTACAGTGGTCTTTGTGCTAAACTGTAGTAGCTCCATATTTATGATGCAAACATGACAAAGTTATCTAACTCTCAACAAGTGAATAAGGGgcttttcccaaaatgtcaacctgTTCTTTGGGGAGTATGATATTTTAATATGTTGCTGGCACTTGCAGTGAGTAACCAACTCAAATAGAACAGTAGtacacaaaaaatactgaatCACAGCTCACTAGTTAGCTGTTCCTGATAGTGTGATGTTTTGTGTATGGTTTAAGTTAGTATCTCATTGGCCTACCTACCTAGAAGGGTACTGGATGGCGTAGGAGGTAGCTAAGTAGCCCCCAAGACTGTGCCCCAGCAGAATCATGTTCTCCAGGCCTACAGACTGTCTCCACTGTTCAATGGAGTTGACAAACTGCtcctctgctttggcagcatcTGAGGGGAAGGAAGGCCTGGAACTCCTGCCAAAGCCCAGGAGGTCAAAGGCGTAGACCGGCCGTGACCGGCTCAGCGCATCCAGATTCCTGATCCACAGCCCTACTCCTCCTCCAAAGCCATGGACCATCACCAGGGGAGTCTTAGGGGCTAGTGGAAAAGGAGGGGTAACAGGGGTATGGGTTTTATAGCACACACAGGTGATGCCTCCTAATAAGCAAACAAAGACTGGGAGGAGGGTAGTACCTGCAGGTTTGCGAACCACCTTGTTTGTGAGGGTTAAAGTCCATATCCGATCCTGGCTTGGTAGGGTCACAAACCTGGCCCATAGGTCATTCTGAATGCCTGGTGAGACCAGGCAAAGAAGAGTGATGATAAGTATATCCTCAGTGAGAGGACTTATGTGTCATTTTAGCCAGTGACACAATAGTTGCTGAATAAGTGTCAAATTACACTTACAGTCACTCAAGGTGGAGAAATGTGAAACTTTTATAAAGGGCTAGCAGCTTTAAAATTCCATTACATTACAGTGTCTAGTTATATTAATATTGGTTCCTAGTGGTTATATAATCAGCCATTATTACTCATAACAGTCTTACAGGCAAGAATCTTGGACTCTGTAGTCTTCAAAAGGGACATGGATGTTGGACGCCAGGATGGCCACCAGCTCCAGACTGAACTTGGTCTAACAGGAGAGaaatacacagacatgaaaaaaatgaagaggtGGTAAAGAAAATGTTCAGTGCTAGTGGAATGTACAGTACTGCTGCCTCTGGCACAAGTCCAAGGTTAAAGCCAGTGTAGTCAGTGTTATCATTTATTTGCATGGAGCACACATGGCGCTACGCACCCAGGAGTGTCACATTTCACAACCATCGTGCTGTCAATCTAAGTCAGTGCCATGACCCACAGCAATGATGTAGCGGTTAATGTTTATCCTTTTTTACCTATTAATGAATAATTATGACCTATTAAAATTAATCTTTGTTTAACTCAATAAAGTTTAACTCAGTATATATACAACATAGTCACCATGCTTTAACAAAAAAAGTCAGGTTAACTGAGCTGAGGTGGGCTTAtatccctccacccccacccctccctctctgagtGGAGGTGGAAACAGGTACATTTCTACCTCCACCATCAATACAACAGACACACCTCCAGACCTTTCACCTGTTCACAGGCAACTCAGATTTGCTGAGTCATTGGATAACTGGCTCACCCACTCATACAACATACAATGACAATTAAAAAAGGACATTTGTTTGTACAAGACAATCCAATTTAACCACTATTATATACAGCCACTCCTGTTGACGTCTCATGAATCTTACAGATACAGATTTTTGTGGGATAAAAGTGGGTAGCTACATCATCAAAGTGTCACAAAATTAGTTTTATgtatctgtctgtatgtgtgtcatgtCACATGGATCCAACATAAAATAAGTCTCAGAACATCTAGCTTTTAACAAACAGTCTCTGAATGGAGTTAAGTGCTATGGCACAGCACCTAAGTGAAGTATTACACAGACCCCAATTaattttaaagagagaaaacgaCACAATAAAGATAGCTAGCATGTAATATGAGCAGGCAAACAGTGGGCAGGAGGTTGTTCGACTGCTTAGCTCTCGAAGTTACTTACTCTGTCTCACAGTCGTTCTGCATCGGAGCTGTGGTCGTAGCGGGATCCATTAGTTGACATACTCCGGTGACTACATTCAGTTAGACGAAGGTTAATAGCGAGTTTCTCTGTATCTGCCCTGAAATTACACTAAACTGCTGTATGCTATTCTCCAATGTTTTGTAACTCGTACAGTCCACTATCAGCTGACCAAACACGAAGATTGTCTATTATGAAGATGCGTCGACAGTACGCAAAAGCGTCACCCATCACTTACCCTCCATCCAATACTTAGTCTGAGGACGTGTTCATGGTCAAAGAAAAGCCCTGCTTTTGTGCCAGCACTTGACAAAAGGAGCACTTTACAGTCCCTCAGTCAATCAAATGGACTCACAGGAcatgtgttttgttgatgtAATGCTGTTGTGTGTCTTGTTGCTGTGTACATATGTTTGTGTGGATCAATAATCGGTGAAATTCAAAACTGGAGAAAAATACACTTTCGCGTGACTCTGTAAGTCTCAAATGAGGGTCTTTGGGGCAAAAGAAAATTGGTGATAACAGAGAATACAGTTAATAGAGCTGTATCTCGAAATACTGGGAGAGTAATACATCGTATTATTTTGAACACATCTCTGTTTAAAGGGCACTGGGTGGGCGGCGCCAATGATCCTTTAttcaacaacttttttttttttttttttgctcctcgTTCCGACCGACCCggaatatattttttgtaacaCCGAGGCCGCTTCCGGTCGACGAGGACACGTCACTCATTCGACTGAGGAAGAGGATTTGTGCAAGCCTCGCTCATTGACATATTTTGTATAAACCAGACGGTAAAACCATGTCGAATTCAGT
The DNA window shown above is from Lates calcarifer isolate ASB-BC8 linkage group LG4, TLL_Latcal_v3, whole genome shotgun sequence and carries:
- the tgm1l1 gene encoding protein-glutamine gamma-glutamyltransferase K is translated as MPGERLTVRGTSEIGRYPGAAPPTRVELSIQKEGEKKQEEGGCRRWFRKMCPCCCKRQNSTSYDITDKVELVKPPTPGPEPVKPKAENGEAKEMEEIKLSVRSVDLLSSKTGQNRQEHHTDLYHDDELIIRRGQTFQMELELNRPFNADTDKLHLDLRTGPLPMVSKGTHVIIPLVDHLEDERWEAKIVEQNGNKIKLSVNSPANAVIGLYGLSVTTGSLKGESTTTHNSSKNIVMLFNPWCEEDTVFLDDEEERKEYVLNDTGRIYYGTEKQIGARTWNFGQFHEGILDACLFILEKSDMPPSGRGDPVNVVRVISAMINAQDDFGVLVGNWSGNYSDGVSPAAWSSSVEILRKYHSTDGTPVSYGQCWVFSGVTTTVLRCLGIPARSVTNFQSAHDTDVSLTTDVYFDENMEPLDYLNNDSVWNFHVWNDCWMARPDLPPGNGGWQAVDSTPQETSQGTFRCGPASVNAIRSGQVYLKHDTPFVFAEVNSDKIYWQRNLDGTFSQIHSEKKAVGHYISTKAVGSDERADITHLYKHQEGSEEERIAVETASRYGSKPDAYSTPVAEDVTVEVKMDGEGPRMGADAKLSILVKNLSSQPRQATLHSQVAVMYYTGVLKGTIKKEQMSVELSPNEEKTIEWILPYQQYQDQLVDQAALMLTLSGRVSETQQVLANQTTFRLRTPDLNITPLGEAVVGKEMAAKITFTNPLPRTLKGVVFRVEGLGLQKGHEVVVGDVSGHSTVTLTEHFIPTQPGPRKLVASLDCKQLTQVHGVANVVVLEK
- the abhd4 gene encoding (Lyso)-N-acylphosphatidylethanolamine lipase — translated: MDPATTTAPMQNDCETEPSSVWSWWPSWRPTSMSLLKTTESKILACIQNDLWARFVTLPSQDRIWTLTLTNKVVRKPAAPKTPLVMVHGFGGGVGLWIRNLDALSRSRPVYAFDLLGFGRSSRPSFPSDAAKAEEQFVNSIEQWRQSVGLENMILLGHSLGGYLATSYAIQYPSRVSHLILVDPWGFPERPQAQTDGNGSQGTEVVKRPSVPRWVKAIAAVVSLFNPLAVIRAAGPWGPGLVNRFRPDFKRKFEDLFDDDTMTQYIYHCNAQTPSGEVGFRAMSESLGWAKRPMLQRVHLLPPSMPLTMLYGERSWVDSSSGESVVQIRDRAYTRVLLVNEASHHVYADQPEVFNRVVENICNSVN